The Chaetodon auriga isolate fChaAug3 chromosome 2, fChaAug3.hap1, whole genome shotgun sequence genome segment ttctggctgctgtttgggTCACCTCAGTGGCTGTGTTTTTTATCCCATTCTTGGAGGTGGAGTGGTCCAgtggagaaggagcagaggagagagggcagaTGACATCCTTGTCGTTGTCCTCACATGGCATCAGTGCCACAGTGGTGCCAGCATGGCGTAACCggacactgctgtgtgttggtGGGCAGGGCTACCACACAGGCCTGGGTATGTATTACCATCTTATCCTGCAGGTACCCATCTTCTTCACCACCGTGGCGGTCATGCTGTTTACCTACTCCAGAATACTGAGAGCTTTAAACATCCGCATTGGCTCCCACATGAAGAAGGGCCAGCGGTTCAGGGGCCCCTCATGCAGGGCAGGccacaagaaacaaaaaaaaaagaagacggGGGTCAGAATGAATGAAGGTAAGGAGGTGGGGGGCGAGCAGTGCACCACAGATGGAACCAAACAGCTCAGCCAccctcccctcatcccttcCCCATCCCCAACCCCGACAGCTACCTCCCCCCCTGCCATGTCCTCCTCCGCCCAGCTCGTCACCTCTGACGCAGGCGCCGCGACCCACATGCCTGCTACCATGGGCGTCCAGGCCTCCGTGTCGGCCATCATTGCCCTGAGGCGGGCAGTGCGGCGGCACAGGGATCGACGAGAACGACAGAGGAGGGTGTTCAGGATGTCCCTCATCATTATCACCACCTTCCTGGGCTGTTGGGCTCCCCTCTCTGTGACCAACGTGTTAATCCTGGGCGTGGGCCCCAGCGACGCCCTGGTCAGCCTACGCCTCTGGTTCTTAGCCCTGGCCTACGGCACCACCGTCTCCCACCCTCTGCTCTATGCCTTCACCCGACAGAAGCTGCGGCGTGCCCTCCGTGCCAAGGTTAAGAAGAGGGTGGTGTCCCTGCTCCAGGTAGACCCTTCACCAGGGGGCACCGTCATACACAACTCCTGGGTGGAGAACAGGAAAACCAGCCGGCAGGTGCGGCTGGAAGCAAGCGAAGGCACTGACCGCTGCCTGGCAGAGGTCCTGTGAGACTTACACACAGGGGCCGCCTTGTATAATTAAAATCTGGAATACAGTCACAGGTGTGTTCCATTATGAAACTCACTGGTGCGTGAAGCCAGTGTAAGAAATGTGAACAACACATTTCCACCTCTGGGAGATGTTTTAATGTAACCACTAGCAGCAAGCCCATGCTAAACACAGCTAACATTCACCTCAGGCAGCGGTGGGAGCAGGATGCCAACGTCACTGTGGTACACACAGCCTCTGCAGCGGAAGGAAATtatacaacaacaaacacaactgtATATAATTTGCACTGTCAAATAGTGAAGTCTGTTTACATGTGGAGTTGTTTGATAGAGTGTGCTCATAGTGGTGCTTACCTAACTGCTCCAAAGGAACGTGTTTAGCCCACTCAAATGCTCCAAGGCAGCTTTAAGAAACGGTGATACACTTCAAACAGATAAATTCAAAAAACTCCTTGAATGTAGGCTATTTAATATTGTCTCTGCCTTAATTCTGCTCTGAACGGTTGATGTCTATTCTACACTAAAagggaacaaaacaaacaaaaacaatttcctccggggatcaataaagtatagctgattctgattctgattctgattctgaatatATTGGATATTTACAAGCAAgacacagtgaacacaacatGGAAAAATAAGGATGAGATGTAAATGTGTCAGCGTTCAGGAGGGTATGTCCACAGAGAGAAGGTGAGGAACAAGTCAGGGGACAATTAAAGGCTAGTGTGAAATATTAAATGCAGTTTTGCTTTAGCTTAAGTAGTTATTAAACAGTCAATGTTACAGTATTTATGTAAAGTCTTGCAGAGCTCCTTCATATCAGTTCAACTCTTTTGCTCAGCAATTTGTATAAAATGATGTAATGTCTTATTGATGTTTTGTATACACTGCTGGGAGAAGATGAGCACTTTTAAAGcggtagtttgacattttggaaaaaaggctcatttgctttcttgcaggaaattagatgaaaagattgatgcTACTCTCATGTCATGTAAATATGGTTAGCTTGACTTagcagactggaaacagaagaaaacaggtAGCTTGGCCCTGTCCAAAAAAACCCAAGCCCCCTGCTTTTTCACATTGGTTTTTGTAATTAAACGTGATATTACATGTTTCCCTTAAAAAGAGCCAGGCTACCTCTTTCCCCCTATTTCAGCTCTTTATGCTGCAATAAGCAGTGGTGCCATTTATCCTACAGACACGAgagcaccaacacacacttctcatttaactctcagcaagGCAGCAAGAAAAATGTCCAACTAGTCCTTTGAATAGTAAAAATGAAATCTCTTTTATGATTTATTGAATGTCGACAGAATTATGGGTAAAGTCAGCTGACTATGCTGAAGTAGCTCTTAGGGATGATGTACATTGTAAAATGGACATGTGACGGAGACAATAACAGGAAAACCTTTAAATATAATGCAGTGTGGTACATCAGCAAAAAGTACAATTGTGAAACCAAACGCTGAGTTCAATCAACACCTCTGTGGCACACTCTCAGTAAACAAGTATTCATGGCAGGTCTGTTGTTTTGGATTGCATTATATTTCAGGTGTCCCTGTGGTTCAGGTTAGGGTCTTGGCAAGCCAAAGGTGTGCAGCTCTCTTTTGAAACAACATTCCTGTGTAAATACTGACCAGATTTAGATGTGTTCCATGTGAAATCTACAGTACAAGTCACTTGGTCTGTCTGTGATTATTGACTGACTTTTAGAGGAGCCTTGAAGTTGCAGCTGGCTCGTCTCTGTGTCAGCACCCAGACATCTGGTCCCGTGGGTCAGCTCCACcagcaaagacagcagagtgacTGTCACTACAGACGAGCACTGACAAGCACATTGGTGAGATTATTAACAGCACCAGTGACTGCTGTTGACTTTGTTCTACCGGCTTGTGCGTTCACTGCTCTGATGCTGTACTCTCACTGGGACTCATTTTGGAGGCCATGTGATTTCTCacaagatatatatatatatatacacacacacacacacacacacacacacacacacacacacacatacatatatgctATCTTTATAGGTTTTCTTCATGgtgttgtttttatgtgaatGTATCACCATGCAATGTTGAATTAAATCAATAAATAGTAAACACCATGGTCTGGATTTGCTGCCTTTGCCCATGGCTCGATGAATTCATGGAAACTGACTGCTTTGATTCTGTTGAGTGCCGAAGAGGtactgaaaaatacaaagtatGCAATACAAAAAATATTTCTGAGCAAAATGCCTGGGGCCTGGGGTTTCTGGGCTTTATCTGGCTGAAAGGCCTAGCCTTGAGTGTAGCTGTATAACTGCATCTTTCCTCGTGAAGAATTTCATTTATGAGGATCCTGCTGTGAGAGGAACAGCATGAGGACAATGCACAGCACTGTCCATATAGCTCACATGATAATTCTCTCTATTCCTGAGTAGCCATTTAGTGACACCCTGGTGAGCTAAAGAACACCAAGTCCTCCTGGACATAATCACACTGTTTTAATAGCCTTCATGAATTTGTGCTCAGCATTTATTGTGATTCTTCCTCGTGGTCTGTGTTGAACAGAGACTTCATTTTGCACATGATAAGCTGCTTGTGCACTTATAAGAATGAGAAAGCAGCCAATAATATAAAATGAGTAGgtggtgcatgtttgtgtgtgtacatttttgcATTGTCTTCTCGCTGTTGGCATGGTAAAATCAAACTTGCTGATGAGAAACCATCCTTTTACTATTTCTGTGGTTGCATCCATGTCCAGCATGGTGCCCTCAGTAGGCACGAGGCGGTGCTCAGTGAGTACCTTCAGTACCTCACAGGGTTTATATCATGCTGCTCCTTGTGAGCTATACTGTGCGCACTAGTTGAAAAGCTGCCAGCGTACCGTCAACTTTGCGTGGGCTTTGTGTTGCGTGGGAGGGAGGCTCTACAGACCTCTGCAGTATGGGAAAAAGAAGGTCATCTATGTGGGATGACGCCTGCAGGACTAAGTGATTCTGCATCGCTTCAGCCTAGCGAAAACAATCACACCATTGGTAATTGTCATGAGTTGTGCATCTTTAACTGCGTGCACCGTCTCACACAAGTTCGTGAAAATAAGTAGCCATTTGGATTAACAGAAACATCTATTATAGTGATATAGAGCTCACGCAGGGCCTCTGCCGTTATTACCGGATATTGCAGCTGGCGCGAGTACAAGCCGAAATAGCTCAGTTGGGAGAGCGTTAGACTGAAGATCTAAAGGTCCCTGGTTCGATCCCGGGTTTCGGCAGAGTGTGGTTGCACTTTTGATGaaaattatttacattttcacgTTTTCAAGTGGTCAGCACATCAATGTATTTTGGCACACAATGTGATTTATATGAAAACATTCCTGAGCACAGACTGACGTTAACATTCGGTGAAATTAATAGAAAGAGAAGAGGGTATTAAGCTGTAAGGACACATGTGCACAGTCAGTCTTGCTGAGAAAACTGTGGAACCGGCATCCTGTCACAAGCATTACAAGATAAGCACAAGATGAGTTCATGTGAACTATTTGCTGAAAGACACTGGTTTTACAGGAGTTTAAAGAACTGATGCACTCAGCAAAAATACATTAAGACTGAAGCTCACCCAAGCAGTCATAACTCCAAACTCAGTGATTTGCAGctgctggtaaaaaaaaatcccttgaTGTCCAAAACTGGAAGCAAGTTGAATAGAAAACACCTCCAGATCCATGGCTCTGCTGCGAAGTAACCTCAAATCTGGACAGATCTTACTAACAATTTCCgttaaaacaaaaacctttttagttgtaatttacattttcacaattTAATAAAAATGCCTTGGATAAACAACTTCAAATAAACTCCTCTTTGTGTTGTCTCTGTCAATCTGTGAGGAACAAATCCTGTGTTTGCATTCTTTACATGGCTTACTTGTGTACGATTTTTAAACTGCAAAGAATTTTAATGGTGAATCATACAAGTGGAGCAGTGTGCTTTAGAAGCTTTACAACATGACGATACATAAGTTGATGGGGCACTGATCAGACCCTGCTGCTGATCTGAACCCTCAACACTCACGGCCCGTAATACTTCATATCCTACACAAAGACGACCTCTGGTGGACAGAACGAGACACGGCACAGACACCCAGGTCGTCAGTAGCCGAAATAGCTCAGTTGGGAGAGCGTTAGACTGAAGATCTAAAGGTCCCTGGTTCGATCCCGGGTTTCGGCAGGTGTGTGCGCCTCTTTTGGGAGCTGTGGCCGATGAAGTAGCTGTTAGGTCTGTAAAACAGACGCAGTGATGGTGAGAAACACATCCCCTGCAAGCTTTCTGAGGTGAATGAGAAACTTAATTGTTCAATAATCAGAGGAAAGCAGAAGAACTCAAGACGTGCAGCATGTCTACTCCATTAAGGCCGtgatctgtgttgtgttttacacTATAGTGAAAGTAAACTATTGTTTATTACTTTGGGGAATGTAGCCTTTTGTGTATTGCAGCATTCATTCATATGAGCTGCATTCATATAGCATATCTTTAGGAATGAAAAGGACACGAAACAGAAATTTTATTAAAAATTGAGAATACTATTtcttaaaatgctttaattgGCTGTTGATTTTTCACTTTATTCATTATTGTTCTGCGGACAATACGTGTTGGAGgttacaaacacacagccggttagtttttttttaactgccaGTAGATGGCAGTCATGTAGAGTCTCAGCCTCATAATGGTAGTTGTGAACACTACAGCTCCACTATCACATGCACTAATAACTGAAGTCCAGATGGATTATTGCACCTGCATACACTgtgcaaaaaaggaaaaaaaaaacaaacttcaacTGTATGAGGTTTAAGTGGCTCTGTTACTGTCAGATCCTCATGTCAGGTCTGTTTTCTGCAATGATAactgacacatacagtataaatcggccactgaaaaaaaaaactgtaatcaTATAACAAATGTGCTGATTCATACACTGCCTGGTCCAGCAAAAAAGTCGCCACCTGGGTTTAACGAGGTAAAAATGTAAGAGCCTCCTATTGGATAATTACTGCATAGGCAATTATCTTTTTATCATCCTGTGGTCGTGGAAAAGATGTTAGTCTGTTTGAGAAGGGTCAAATCATTGGCATGCAtcaagcagagaaaacatctaAGGAGACTGCAGAAACTACTAAAACTGTGTTAAGAGCTGTCCAATACATTGGACGCAGTGATCACTTAAACGTTTGGTGAAATCAAATggtagaaaaacaacagtagaaCTCAGGGCTATGTTTAATCGTGAAAGTAAGAGCATTTCCACACACCCAGTGCGAAGGGAACTCAAGGGATTGGGACTGAACAGCTGTGTAGCCTTAAGAAAACCACTAATCATTGAtcagaaaaaaaggcttcaaTTTGCAAGGGAGCATAAAGATTGGACTGTGGAACAATGGAATAAGGTcatgtggtctgatgagtccagaCTTACCCTGTTCCAGAGTGATGGGCACATCAGGGTAAGAAGAGAGGCAGATGAAGTGATGCACCCATCATGCCTAGTGCCTACTGTACAAGCCTGTGGGGGCAGTGCTATGATCTGGGGTTGCTGCAGTTGGTCAGGTCAAGGTTCAGCAACATTATGTGCCCAAAGAATGAGGTCAGCTGACTACGTGAATATACTGAGTGACCAGGTTATTCCATCAATGAATTTTTTCTTCCCTGATGGCACAGGCATACTCCAAGATTACAATGCCAGGATTCACTGGGCTCACATTGTGAAAGAGTGGTTCAGGGAGCATgagacatcattttcacacatggattGGCCACCACAGTCCAGACCTGAACCCCACTGAGAATCTTTGGGATGTGCTGGAGAAGGCTTTGTGGAAATAAATGAGTGGATGGAAATAAATCTTGTGACATTGCAGAAACTTATTGAAACAACGCCACAGCAAATGTGTGCCCTGATCAAAGCTAGAGGTGGTCCAATGAAATATTAGCgtgtgaccttttttttggcggcaacttttttttggcagtGCATTACTCCATTCCAATCCTATATACTAAAAGTAGTAGTAGAAACCAGAGAGATGTATTTAGTGAGTACATATAATTGAATATAAATACGACTGTAAACAAATAACTTTGTTCATTAAATGATTAACTTCATTGCTGATGACAACTCAAGGAAACAGCTGCTAATGGTAAACAAGGATAtggagaagtgagagaaaacagtATTGGTAATATTGTATAGTCATTGTAGATGAGGTCAAGGTACAATGagtacacattcacatttgatccCGATGGAGATGTTAATATGAAGTCGCATCTGTAACAGAAGGACATATGTTTATTGCATGTTTAAGGTCAGACCAACATCAGATTGTGCCAGGAGAGCCTAAGCAGGATGGCAGAAGGTCTATGGGACCTCCTATGGTACACTTGGAGGCTCTGGCCGTCTCTCAGCTGTTCTAACCTGTCAGAGTGCCAGCTGAGGCGTGTAGAGGCAAGAGAATCACAGTCCAAGAGAGCAGGTCCAGGCCACGGGGCACCGAACAGGTCAGGGATTTGCGTCATTCCCATTGAAACCTGAATGAATGGCCAACCGGGTCTCTGTGGTGATGTGCTAATCAGCAGTGCATTGATaatgaacagacagaaagtggTTCAGAGAACTAACAACGCAGGAGATTGGCAGGAGGGGACAGAAAAGGTGCAAAATGTTCTGATGTGCTGCAGGGTTGTGAAGAAACAGGCTGTGTGTTTCCAATGTCTGCAGACTCACGCAGACTTAAAAAAAGGCAACAATGATAGGAAGAGAAATAATGAGAAGAGAGAACTGAGAAATGTTAATGGGACTAAGTGGGCCACACAGTTTAGGCCTGATGGAGACCTGCTCTGATAATAttagattcatttttaaagctaCAGGGACATGCAGAGTCCCACAAACAGCGGATGCCCCATCTCTTTGCTGCTTTAGTTTGAAAGTAAAAGGTGTAAAAACCCAAATCCTAACCCACCTGACTCATCATACCTCTGTTACAGAGGATATCGAACTATAGATCTATAGAAATGAGAAATGACACCATAACcacttcacttcattggccatttcatttcagatttatCCTTTGCAATCCAGAGGCCCAGTTTATAAGCAAACATAGTTCCTAGGCAGCTAGAGGGGAAGTTGCGGTAAGAAGAAAcaattttaatgcagaaatgtaacATTGCATGGATGACTGATGCTGAGGTTATAATGTGCGCCTCTCATGTACCTCAACTCATTCCTCATCGCCAGCGATTGCAAATTGTGTGCCTTTTTTTCTAATGGTCCCTCATTTGTTGCAATGTAATTTGTTGCCGTGTAATATAATGTGCTGCTGGTTATGCAagatctctctctccctttcgATTGCGCCTTTCACTCGCAGTTTGGTTTCCTGGTGGCCTTGTTCCCACTGCTCTTGGAGAGCTACAAAGAATGCCTGAAGGTGCCAGTCAAGCTCTAAACCAATTCAGTTAGGTGGCTGAATGAAGTCCACAGGTGGAGACTGGTTGCGGGAGAGAGGATGTTTTTGGTCTAATTAATCAAAACCCTTTTCAGTCTGGTTCCACTTCCAAGCAGCTCCCACAGACGTCCCAGTCAATTTGGCATTGGCTGAAGGCTTGCATAACGGGAGCGGCAGTGACTTCTACCCAGCAAACTTACCTCCTGTTTCTGTTCTACTTGTCTGACAGGTTGAGTCTGGTCGAGTGGTTGATGCCACACTGCCAGGCCACATGGAGCCATGCCTCAGCTTCTATAAAAATCTTTCATTGAATAGAAAGTCAAACAGTGTTGTTATAACTGTAGTTACAATAATACCGAGTGATGGATGATACTGGCTTAGTCAGCTGCACCAAAGTTTTCCATGCTGACAATTTATGTAACATTTCTACCACAGCTACTGACCTAACTTTCCACAAATGAAAGTTGCATTAACTATTTTTACAGGACCAGCTGTGAACACAAAAGTGACAAATTCTGACCTCATATAGCTGTTATGGTGAAGGTGAGCCACTGACTAGACTGTAATCCCTGACTAATTGACAaatattttctgaatatttcataTTCTATCCAATGCATACcaataacagtgcacaataactGATAAACTGTACAATTAACCTTAGTAATGAACGCATTAGCTGCAGGAACTTAGTGTAAAATGAGCGATGCACATTATTCAGTGTGAATACTGACTCAGAGATGAGTTTTCCTGATATTTCATAAGTTTCTTGTATTACATTTAAATACTTAATAGGCTTCTTTTTTGatcaattcagtgttttcttctccctgatGCTTAATGATTGTCCtattagctcattgttttttttaaccatatACTTTTCCAATGCAGGGCGAGGCTGTTTAGAAGGGGGTGAAGGCTCTGTGAATAAAGCTTGTGTTGAGGTCTTCACAGTGATCTTAACCTATGAaatttattcagttatttatcTATTCATATCTTAAATAATAATCTTAACCTTAGAAATAACAAATGTAAAGCTGAGATACAGGCCTCTTGTATACatatattttgcttttatttacacGCCTTGAAATCCACACAGCCTCGCGACCCTGAGTGTGGATTCTTTTCCAGGCCGTGCCCTTTCTTGGCC includes the following:
- the LOC143329026 gene encoding G-protein coupled receptor 22-like gives rise to the protein METDSYTSGPATTDWAGTVAGLEGMGVLQGQGGGGSSSSPMSWYMPYSLGFQVSLTAFLMLELVLGFSSNLTVLVLYCSQSNLVDSVSNMVTVNLHVLDVVVCVLCLPLTLVVVLLPPGPNLALLCCFHEACVTFASIATAINILVISLDRYDISVRPANRLLTTRRASLLLAAVWVTSVAVFFIPFLEVEWSSGEGAEERGQMTSLSLSSHGISATVVPAWRNRTLLCVGGQGYHTGLGMYYHLILQVPIFFTTVAVMLFTYSRILRALNIRIGSHMKKGQRFRGPSCRAGHKKQKKKKTGVRMNEGKEVGGEQCTTDGTKQLSHPPLIPSPSPTPTATSPPAMSSSAQLVTSDAGAATHMPATMGVQASVSAIIALRRAVRRHRDRRERQRRVFRMSLIIITTFLGCWAPLSVTNVLILGVGPSDALVSLRLWFLALAYGTTVSHPLLYAFTRQKLRRALRAKVKKRVVSLLQVDPSPGGTVIHNSWVENRKTSRQVRLEASEGTDRCLAEVL